In Novosphingobium sp. RL4, the sequence TGTGGTTTAGCTCCTGCAAGTCATACTTCGAGGAGCTACCGAATGAGGAATTTCACCGCTGCCCTGCTCGCCGCCGCCCTGCTCGCGCCGACCGTGGCGGCGCCGGCCATGGCCGCCCCCGGCAGCCACGAGCCTGACCGTTCGCAGGCCCATTCGCAGCAGTCGAGCCACGCGCCGGCCAGGAAGGCCCCGCAGCAGAACAAGGGTCCGCACCAGTTCCGCAAGGGCGAGAAGTTCGACCTCAACCGCGCCTCGAACTACCAGGTCGTCGACTATCGCAAGTACCGCAACGTGAAGGCGCCGCCGCGCGGCTACCACTATGTGCGCTCGGGCAATGACCTGCTGCTGGTCGGCATCACCAGCGGCATCGTCGCCGCCGTGACCAGCGGCATGTTCCGCTGATCGCGTAACGGATCGCGAATGACGGGGCGCCGTGCCGGACCAGGCACGGCGCCCCTTTTCACATCTTGGTCACGATCCGCGCCAGCGTGCGCACGTTGCGCGCCGCGCCCCGGCAGCCGAGCCGCTTCTCGATGAATTCCATCGTCAGCGGGCTCTCCCCCATCGGCCCGCCGAAATCCACGAACAGGCAGCGATCGCCGAGCGCAAGCCGCTCCGCGCCGATACTGCCGTGATCCCCGACCAGGCGGCCGAACTGCTGCTTGGTCGGCTGCCGCTCCAGCAGCACGGTATGGACGAAGGCGTCGTCACTTCCCACGAAGGGATTTTCCTCCACCGCCGCGCGAATTTCGTCGCGATTGCGGACGGCCGTGTAGGCCGACATGTCAAAGCGGTCACGCATCACGTAGGAGAGCAGATCCTCCAGCCCCTCGGTCGGGCGTTCCTCGTATTCGAACAGGACATTGCCGCTGGAGATCACCGTTTCGGCATTCTCCAGTTCCTCGCGCTCGAAGGCATAGCGCAGATCCGCCATCGACAGGCGATCCCCGCCGACGATCAGCGAGGCAAAAAAGGCGCAGTAGCGGGTCATCGGTTCACCATCATGGCCAGGGAATGCGGGCAGCAGGCCGAAGAGCGGCCCCGGTATCCACCCACATCCCGACGTTTCAAACAGCTCGGCAAGGGAAGCATCGGCATTTCCGCCCTGCGCCTTGCGGCGGCCCGGCTCCCCAAAGACCGACGGCCACCGCCGGGCTTCATGCCCGACGGTGGCCGTCCGATACTCAGGAGCCGAAGCCCTGCAAGCCTGGTCCTGCGGACCTTAGCCGACAGTACGCTCGCGGTGGCTGACTTCGAAGACTTCGAGGTGGTCGCCCGCCTTGATGTCGTTCGTATCGGCCAGCACGACACCGCATTCCAGACCGGCGCGCACTTCGTCCACGTCGTCCTTGAAGCGGCGCAGCGAGGAGATCGTGGTCGCCGAAACGATGACATCGTTGCGGGTAAGACGCGCGCTGAGACCCTTGCGGATGAAGCCGTCGACAACGAGCAGACCTGCTGCCTTGTCGCGCTTGCCGGCCGGGAAGACCTGCTTGACCTCAGCGCGGCCGACGACGGTTTCGATGCGTTCCGGACCCCAGATGCCGGCCATCTGCTTGGCGACTTCGGCGGTCAGTTCATAGATGATGTCGTAGTACATCATCGGCGTCTTGGTCTTCTCGATCTGCTCGCGCGCCTTGGCGTTCGGGCGGACGTTGAAGCCCACGATCGGCGCACCCGAGGCCGAAGCCAGGGCCACGTCGGTTTCGGTGATGGCACCGACGCCCGAATGCAGGATGCGAACCTTGATCTCGTCGTTCGAAAGGGCATGGAGCGCGGCGTTGATCGCCTCGACTGAGCCCTGCACGTCCGCCTTGACCACCACCGGATACTCGATGACGCTCTGCTTGGCGGCAAGCGCCGAGAACATCGTGTCGATGCTGGCGGGAGCCGTGGCGGTGCGCTTGGCGGTCGCCTGTTCCTGACGGTAGGCCGAAACCTCGCGGGCACGCTGCTCGCTGTCGACGACGGTCAGCTTGTCACCGGCCATCGGCACACCGCCGATACCCAGCACTTCGACCGGCATCGACGGCGGCGCCGCCTTCACCTGACGGCCCTTGTCGTCGAGCATGGCGCGCACGCGGCCGCTCTCGGTGCCGACGACGAGGATGTCGCCGACCTTCAGGGTGCCGCGGTTGACCAGCACGGTCGCCAGCGGGCCCTTGCCCTTGTCGAGCTTGGCTTCGATCACGGTCGCCTCGGCCTCGCGGTCGGGGTTGGCCTTGAGCTCCATCAGTTCAGCCTGGAGCAGGATCTTCTCGATCAGCTCGTCCAGACCGGCGCCCGTCTTGGCCGAAACCTCGACGTCCTGCACGTCGCCCGACATCGCCTCGACGACGATCTCGTGCTCCAGCAGACGCTCGCGGACACGCTGCGCATTGGCTTCGTGCTTGTCGATCTTGTTGATCGCCACGATCATCGGCACGCCGGCGGCCTTGGTGTGATTGATGGCCTCGATCGTCTGCGGCATGATGCCGTCGTCGGCGGCGACCACCAGGATGACGATGTCGGTGACGTTCGCACCGCGCATGCGCATCTGGGTGAAGGCAGCGTGGCCGGGCGTGTCCAGGAAGGTGACGAGATCGCCGCCCTTGGTCTTGATCTGGTAGGCGCCCATGTGCTGGGTGATGCCGCCCGCTTCGCCGCGAACCACGTCCGTACCGCGCAGCGCATCGAGCAGCGAGGTCTTGCCGTGGTCGACGTGGCCCATGATCGCCACGACCGGGGGACGCGACTTCAGGGTCTCGACCGCATCGACGTCGGCCGAAGTGTCGATGTCGACATCGCTTTCGGACACGCGCTGGATGTTATGGCCGAATTCGGTGACGAGCAGTTCGGCGGTATCCTGGTCGATCGTCTGGTTGACGGTGACCATCATGCCCATCTTGAACATCGCCTTCACCAGGTCGGCGCCCTTTTCGGCCATGCGGTTCGCCAGTTCCTGCACGGTGATCGCCTCGGGGACGACCACGTCGCGGACCTGCTTTTCACGCTGCTGCGTGTAGCCGCCGAAGTGTGCACGGCGTTCCTTCTCGCGGGCGCGCTTGAGCGCGGCGAGCGAGCGGGCGCGGGCGCCTTCGTCCTCGTTGAGCGCACGGTTGACCGTGAGCTTGCCCGACTGGCGGCGATCGCCACCCTTGCGGTCGCGGTCGCCGGGGCGCGGAGCGGGAGCCGGAGCGCCCTTCTTGGCTGCGGCCGGGCCCTTCGCGGCGGTGTTGCCGCCCGAGGTGTTGCCCGAAGAGGTGTTGCCCGAGGCGGCACCCGCCGAACCAGCGTTTGCGGCAGGCGCATTGCCCGAACCGGCGTTGCCGGCATTGGCATTGCCCGAAGCGGCACTGGCAGCGGCCGGAGCCACGGGTTCCGGCTTGCGGATGGGTTCGGGGCGCTTCACCGGGGTGAAACGACGCGGCGCCGGGGCCGGGGCCACGGGCGCTGCGACCGGCGCCGGGGCCGGAGCAGCGGCAGCCTTGGCTTCCGGTGCCTTCACTTCGGCAGGCGCGCTTTCGGCAGCCTTGGCGACCGGAGCGGCAACAGCCGGTTCCACCGGAGCAGCAGCTGCGGCCGGGGCTTCCGGCGCCGGGGCAGCGGCAGGCTCAGGAGCAACAGGCTCGGGCGCAGCGGACTGGGCCGCCTGTTCCTCTGCCTGGCGAACCTTGGCTTCTTCTTCGGCACGGCGATTGTCTTCGGCGCGGCGCTTCTCTTCCTCGTGAGCACGAACCTTTTCTTCGTGTTCACGGCGGTTCGCTTCCTCGAGCGCGGCGAGTCGGGCTTCCTCGGCCTCGCGCTGAAGACGGGCGACTCGCTCCTGCGGAGTCTCGTTCGAGGGAATCGGCTTGCGCGGCGGCGGCGGCGGAGCCGCGCGCTGCGGGGCAGGCTGAGGCGCGGCGGCCTGCGGAGCAGGTGCGGCCTGAGGTGCGGGTGCGGCCTGGGGCGCGGCTTCGACGGCGCCTTCGGAGCCCGGCTTGCCGAGCACCTTGCGGCGCTTTACCTCGACCACGACCTTGTTGGTCCGGCCATGGCTGAAGGTCTGCTTGACCTCACCGGCTTCCACGGAACGCTTAAGCCCCAATGGCTTGCGGCCCAGGGTCGGTTTGTTGTCGGTCTCGCTCATATCTCTCGTCGTGCCCTTCAGTCTCAATTCGTCGCCTCGGGCGCGGCGCTGCGTGCCGGCCCGTTGCCACCATCCATACCGTCCCCGTCCGTCTCGGTGCGGGGCTGCCCCTGGAAATGCAGAAGGCGCTGCAGCAGCGATGCGACTCGTTGAGCCGCTCCGCGATCGTTCAGCGCCAGGTGAACGACGTTGTCGCGGCCCAATGCCACAGACAGCGTCTCCCGGTCCAGAGGCAAGCGTATGCCCTTTAGACCGCTTCCTTCCGCCTCGCTCCCGACTCTCCAGGCCTGGTCGAGCTTGCGCGAGCCGTCTTCGCTCGCATCGGCGGCGTGGGCAAGCCAAGCGACCCGGCCCTCACGCGCGTTCTGCGCGATGCGGTCCGAGCCCATGAGCAGCCTGCCCGATTTCAGTTCGAGGCCCAGCCGATCGGCCAGTGCGCGGACAAGCGCCTGTTCGATCCGATCGGCAAGGTCTTCGGGGATGGCCAGCGGCGCGCCTTTGTAGGCACGCGCCATCGCCCCTTTCAATTTGCCCTTCTCGAGCGATTTTTCAAGGTCCGAACGAGAAACGCCAATCCACGCGCCGCGCCCGGGGGCACGCGCGTGGATGTCGGGAAGGACCAATCCGTCCGGCGAGATCGCCAGACGGATGAAGTCCTCACGCGCACCGATCTCACCGGAGAGAATGCATTTCCTCTCCGGGCCGGCGCCGTCAATGTCGGAGCTTACGCGCTCATTGCGAGGATTCCGCATCGGCGGCCTCCTCGGTCTGCGGTTCGGACTCTTCCGAGTCCTCGAACCAGTGGGCGCGAGCTGCCATGATGATTTCGTTACCCTGTTCTTCGTTCAGGCCGTACTCGCCGAGTACGCCGCCCTTGTCTTCGTCACGCGCGCGGCGGTTCACCGAACCGTCGCGGCGGCGCTGCTCGGAGCGCTTCTTGGCGATGAGCTCGTCCGTGGCGAGATCGGCCAGGTCGTCCAGCGTCTTGATGCCCGCCTTGCCCAGAACCACCAGCATGGCCTCGGTGAGGTGCGGCAGTTCGGCCAGTGCGTCCTCGACGCCGAGCGCGCGGCGTTCCTCGCGGCTCGCTTCCTCGCGGCGCTCGAGCGCTTCGAGGGCGCGGCTCTGCAGTTCCTCGGCGAGTTCCTCGTCGAAGCCCTCGATCGCGGCCAGTTCGTTCAGCTCGATGTAGCCCACTTCCTCCAGCTCGCTGAAGCCTTCGGCCACCAGCAGCTGCGAGAGGGTTTCGTCGACGTCGAGCTCTTCCTCGAACATCTTGGAGCGCTCGGTGAATTCCTTCTGGCGCTTTTCCGAAGCCTCGGCCTCGGTCATGATGTCGATCTGCGAAGCGGTCAGCTGCGAGGCCAGACGCACGTTCTGGCCGCGGCGGCCGATTGCCAGCGAAAGCTGGTCATCGGGCACGACGACTTCGATGCGGCTTTCTTCCTCGTCGATGACGACGCGGCTGACGGTCGCGGGCTGGAGCGCGTTGACGACGAAAGTCGCGGTATCCTCGCTCCAGGGGATGATGTCGATCTTCTCGCCCTGCAGTTCCTGCACGACGGCCTGCACGCGGCTGCCCTTCATGCCGACGCAGGCGCCGACCGGGTCGATCGAGTGATCGTTGCTGATCACGCCGATCTTGGCGCGCGAGCCCGGATCGCGGGCAGCGGCCTTGATCTCGATGATGCCGTCGTAGATTTCGGGCACTTCCTGCGCGAAGAGCTTCTTCATGAAGTCCGGGTGCGCGCGGGAAAGGAAGATCTGCGGACCGCGGTTCTGGCGCTCGACGCGCATGACCAGCGCGCGGACGCGCTCGCCGACGCGGGCGGCTTCGCGGGGGATCTGCTGGTCGCGGCGGATGACGCCCTCGGCGCGGCCGAGATTGACGATCACGTGGCCGAATTCGACCGACTTGATGACGCCGGTGATGACTTCACCCGCGCGATCCTTGAATTCCTCGTACTGGCGATCACGCTCGGCGTCGCGGACCTTCTGGAAGATCACCTGCTTGGCCGACTGGGCGTCGATGCGGCCGAGATCGACCGGGGGCAGCGGATCGACGATGAAGTCGCCGAGCTGCGCGCCCTTCTGGAGCTTGTCGGCCTGCTTGAGATCGACCTGCTTGAAGTAGTCCTCGACGTTCTCGACCACTTCGACGACGCGCCAG encodes:
- a CDS encoding RcnB family protein, whose translation is MRNFTAALLAAALLAPTVAAPAMAAPGSHEPDRSQAHSQQSSHAPARKAPQQNKGPHQFRKGEKFDLNRASNYQVVDYRKYRNVKAPPRGYHYVRSGNDLLLVGITSGIVAAVTSGMFR
- a CDS encoding DUF1697 domain-containing protein; translation: MTRYCAFFASLIVGGDRLSMADLRYAFEREELENAETVISSGNVLFEYEERPTEGLEDLLSYVMRDRFDMSAYTAVRNRDEIRAAVEENPFVGSDDAFVHTVLLERQPTKQQFGRLVGDHGSIGAERLALGDRCLFVDFGGPMGESPLTMEFIEKRLGCRGAARNVRTLARIVTKM
- the infB gene encoding translation initiation factor IF-2, with amino-acid sequence MSETDNKPTLGRKPLGLKRSVEAGEVKQTFSHGRTNKVVVEVKRRKVLGKPGSEGAVEAAPQAAPAPQAAPAPQAAAPQPAPQRAAPPPPPRKPIPSNETPQERVARLQREAEEARLAALEEANRREHEEKVRAHEEEKRRAEDNRRAEEEAKVRQAEEQAAQSAAPEPVAPEPAAAPAPEAPAAAAAPVEPAVAAPVAKAAESAPAEVKAPEAKAAAAPAPAPVAAPVAPAPAPRRFTPVKRPEPIRKPEPVAPAAASAASGNANAGNAGSGNAPAANAGSAGAASGNTSSGNTSGGNTAAKGPAAAKKGAPAPAPRPGDRDRKGGDRRQSGKLTVNRALNEDEGARARSLAALKRAREKERRAHFGGYTQQREKQVRDVVVPEAITVQELANRMAEKGADLVKAMFKMGMMVTVNQTIDQDTAELLVTEFGHNIQRVSESDVDIDTSADVDAVETLKSRPPVVAIMGHVDHGKTSLLDALRGTDVVRGEAGGITQHMGAYQIKTKGGDLVTFLDTPGHAAFTQMRMRGANVTDIVILVVAADDGIMPQTIEAINHTKAAGVPMIVAINKIDKHEANAQRVRERLLEHEIVVEAMSGDVQDVEVSAKTGAGLDELIEKILLQAELMELKANPDREAEATVIEAKLDKGKGPLATVLVNRGTLKVGDILVVGTESGRVRAMLDDKGRQVKAAPPSMPVEVLGIGGVPMAGDKLTVVDSEQRAREVSAYRQEQATAKRTATAPASIDTMFSALAAKQSVIEYPVVVKADVQGSVEAINAALHALSNDEIKVRILHSGVGAITETDVALASASGAPIVGFNVRPNAKAREQIEKTKTPMMYYDIIYELTAEVAKQMAGIWGPERIETVVGRAEVKQVFPAGKRDKAAGLLVVDGFIRKGLSARLTRNDVIVSATTISSLRRFKDDVDEVRAGLECGVVLADTNDIKAGDHLEVFEVSHRERTVG
- a CDS encoding DUF448 domain-containing protein yields the protein MRNPRNERVSSDIDGAGPERKCILSGEIGAREDFIRLAISPDGLVLPDIHARAPGRGAWIGVSRSDLEKSLEKGKLKGAMARAYKGAPLAIPEDLADRIEQALVRALADRLGLELKSGRLLMGSDRIAQNAREGRVAWLAHAADASEDGSRKLDQAWRVGSEAEGSGLKGIRLPLDRETLSVALGRDNVVHLALNDRGAAQRVASLLQRLLHFQGQPRTETDGDGMDGGNGPARSAAPEATN
- the nusA gene encoding transcription termination factor NusA — protein: MASAISANRAELLAIANSVASEKMIDKSIVIEAMEEAIQKSARNRYGAENDIRAKLDPRTGDLRLWRVVEVVENVEDYFKQVDLKQADKLQKGAQLGDFIVDPLPPVDLGRIDAQSAKQVIFQKVRDAERDRQYEEFKDRAGEVITGVIKSVEFGHVIVNLGRAEGVIRRDQQIPREAARVGERVRALVMRVERQNRGPQIFLSRAHPDFMKKLFAQEVPEIYDGIIEIKAAARDPGSRAKIGVISNDHSIDPVGACVGMKGSRVQAVVQELQGEKIDIIPWSEDTATFVVNALQPATVSRVVIDEEESRIEVVVPDDQLSLAIGRRGQNVRLASQLTASQIDIMTEAEASEKRQKEFTERSKMFEEELDVDETLSQLLVAEGFSELEEVGYIELNELAAIEGFDEELAEELQSRALEALERREEASREERRALGVEDALAELPHLTEAMLVVLGKAGIKTLDDLADLATDELIAKKRSEQRRRDGSVNRRARDEDKGGVLGEYGLNEEQGNEIIMAARAHWFEDSEESEPQTEEAADAESSQ